Proteins found in one Paenibacillus sp. FSL R10-2782 genomic segment:
- a CDS encoding ABC transporter ATP-binding protein codes for MSGVVEDVVASVTRLRLKFPGEQELLFHNMSVSVRKGEKLLLLGPSGCGKSTLLQVLSGLIPRTIEVPMNCDAVVIPARAGIVFQDPDTQFCMSYADEELAFVLENNQVPREQMPSRIRKLLTQVGLSTDEIHMPIGSMSQGMKQRLAIASVLAMEPEVLFLDEPTALLDEEGTAQVWDTIRHISADQTLVIVEHKINEIVHDVDRIVVLSAQGEIMADGTAEEVFHVHRQALSDYGVWYPGVWNEASSPRWSEQEAEGHIFCELNELNISHQVEEAAVGTPILELEHFSGLRGSSPVIHVEKAQVKPGDWIGVIGENGAGKSSLLLSMMRLIRTQGSYSVDGIEAGGTEQLAEHIAFVFQNPELQFVAHTVRKELEYSLPENLFTAEQRRERVDRMLVQFGLERLDERHPYQLSLGQKRRLSIATAMIREPAVLLLDEPTFGQDARNTFVMLDMLEQLRAAGTAIVMVTHDPEIVRRYCTDIWRIQKGELRHEPVFSPS; via the coding sequence ATGAGTGGGGTAGTCGAAGATGTGGTGGCGTCGGTCACTCGTCTTCGTTTGAAATTTCCCGGTGAGCAGGAGCTGCTTTTTCACAATATGTCTGTATCCGTCCGCAAGGGGGAAAAGCTGCTGCTGCTCGGACCGAGTGGATGCGGTAAATCAACACTGCTCCAGGTGCTTAGTGGTCTGATTCCGCGCACGATAGAAGTACCGATGAACTGTGATGCTGTCGTCATTCCAGCGCGTGCGGGTATCGTATTTCAAGATCCAGATACGCAGTTTTGTATGTCGTATGCGGACGAGGAACTGGCTTTTGTGCTAGAAAATAATCAGGTTCCCCGTGAGCAAATGCCGTCTCGTATCCGCAAGCTGCTGACGCAGGTCGGTCTTTCGACGGATGAGATACATATGCCGATTGGCAGCATGTCTCAGGGCATGAAGCAACGGCTGGCGATTGCGTCTGTGCTGGCGATGGAGCCGGAGGTGCTTTTTCTGGATGAGCCGACGGCTTTGCTGGATGAAGAAGGCACCGCACAGGTGTGGGATACGATTCGCCACATTTCAGCAGATCAGACGCTAGTGATTGTGGAGCATAAAATTAATGAAATTGTCCATGATGTGGACCGGATTGTGGTGCTTTCTGCTCAAGGGGAGATCATGGCAGACGGAACTGCGGAAGAGGTATTTCATGTGCATCGGCAGGCGTTGTCTGATTACGGTGTATGGTATCCGGGCGTATGGAATGAGGCATCTTCACCACGTTGGAGTGAACAAGAGGCAGAGGGACACATCTTCTGTGAACTGAATGAGTTAAACATTTCTCATCAGGTAGAAGAGGCGGCTGTGGGTACTCCTATACTGGAGCTGGAGCATTTTAGCGGCCTTCGGGGTTCGAGTCCGGTCATTCATGTGGAGAAAGCGCAGGTGAAGCCAGGTGACTGGATTGGCGTGATCGGTGAAAATGGAGCTGGTAAAAGCTCGCTGCTGCTCTCCATGATGCGCTTAATCCGAACGCAGGGAAGTTACAGCGTGGACGGAATAGAGGCTGGCGGTACGGAACAACTGGCAGAGCACATCGCGTTTGTGTTTCAAAATCCGGAGCTGCAATTCGTAGCGCACACCGTTCGAAAGGAACTGGAGTATTCGCTGCCGGAGAACTTGTTTACGGCTGAACAGCGCCGGGAGCGAGTGGATCGAATGCTCGTACAGTTTGGGCTGGAACGGCTGGATGAACGTCATCCATATCAGCTTTCGTTGGGGCAAAAAAGGCGGCTGAGCATTGCCACAGCTATGATCCGTGAGCCAGCCGTGCTGCTGCTGGATGAGCCGACCTTTGGGCAGGACGCACGCAATACCTTTGTCATGCTGGACATGCTGGAGCAGCTTAGAGCGGCGGGCACGGCGATTGTGATGGTCACGCATGACCCGGAAATTGTCCGTCGATATTGCACGGATATATGGCGGATACAGAAGGGGGAGCTGCGGCATGAACCTGTCTTTTCCCCATCATGA
- a CDS encoding methionine ABC transporter permease gives MNETLSIIAQYQSEIWKAIGETFIMVGISIAAAVLLGLPAGTMLYLCGKGQKYENRLVFTILNSLVNVIRSFPFLLLVVFMIPFTRLVVGTALGTMAATVPMSVVAIAYYSRLVEQSLLDVPKGVIEAATSMGASTLQLIFKFLYVEARSGLVLGLTTSTISFISYSTVMGIVGGGGVGDFAIRYGYQRFETGLMAFTIVVMIILVQTIQFTGSTISRRIDKR, from the coding sequence GTGAATGAAACGCTGAGCATCATTGCGCAGTATCAGTCCGAGATATGGAAGGCTATCGGAGAGACGTTTATCATGGTAGGTATTTCTATCGCAGCAGCCGTGCTGCTGGGGCTTCCGGCAGGAACGATGTTGTATTTGTGCGGCAAGGGGCAAAAATATGAGAATCGGCTGGTATTCACCATATTGAACAGTCTGGTCAATGTGATTCGCTCGTTCCCGTTCTTGCTACTGGTCGTGTTTATGATTCCATTTACACGTCTCGTCGTGGGTACGGCACTGGGTACGATGGCAGCTACGGTTCCCATGTCAGTGGTAGCCATTGCCTACTATTCAAGGCTGGTGGAGCAGTCGCTGCTGGATGTGCCCAAGGGTGTAATCGAAGCTGCTACTTCTATGGGAGCGTCTACCCTTCAGCTTATTTTTAAATTTTTGTACGTAGAAGCCCGTTCGGGGCTTGTACTTGGCTTGACCACGTCCACCATCAGCTTCATTTCCTACTCCACGGTGATGGGCATTGTGGGCGGCGGCGGCGTGGGCGATTTCGCCATCCGCTACGGTTATCAGCGTTTTGAAACTGGATTGATGGCGTTCACCATCGTTGTCATGATTATTTTAGTGCAAACGATCCAGTTCACCGGAAGCACGATATCCCGCCGGATCGACAAGCGATAA
- a CDS encoding DUF5724 domain-containing protein, which translates to MHQEKNEQEYFTELKGRAAQLDGQQQELAQYVVELGRIHYIREDEEPFNECQRILKEQAEASGDLLFKPLAEVLRQLIGTTAGDVLAYITEHVTEYPYSTGYERKPFRTSDMTFHTSRIYKRMVQLIRMDWIGFSLIDYLTKKDYEHGNDYRIQETISDWIAYELDNGNPQVLEALKGIIYGDNQTALLTRAMIKGMLLSHQEENYHMVGELLAAAKLQEGLRQSIVEQMDEGTPEALVYLLKVVIDQGFIRYSSVVRALAVWTGMGLESANQRVVRQLIEQAYEALTNSELRQEWLTSANANEVYMSLWATAVHEERDLYGQVRQVMEQGATYQKIVALYVLSNSQNKDVRLGISREYLNETDPELQYWVLTNYTNNYFYEWVEGGTVADRIVKVVRTPLLENKEERRKDFERLHALFAQMKKGESTESSKVLDFVNVHHRSDAPIQKMLYLVGYDMDATWIGEIIALKDQISSNLRGELLNQFVRNPDDTVQREFIFSSLSDKSMSIREFAVAKAHKLTLAEEEMQQMEGLLKLKTGSLRQSVIGVLLAQPEKSLHSSLERLLRAKAELQRLGGLEILTKIYASPERAEQYETLKPLADIIQQPTAKEEQLLSKLEQVDAYTEANGFGLYDPNAKEAWLEEKVELGGFRLADIFVCPLEKIKKFLSGLNELVHQHRDVEYTAEYYSGYKETLLIGANFRTVRLAQPNEEAVSMLSLYPLHEEWSRYLQESDMEASELLELVLYDRLESMDQTLDRYYRYFSNHNMDYSELSKHKLLEEWRKDFAEQMYPLDRINEMQRWIAELTYSDQVSTLINAYFLDTPGDKTFDTIDFSLNTLMQSMPKDRPSEDMGMLHLLSSPWIGLEKGRVHDDESFKRFFHTFVNYNELAAVLNHFYSPLDLDDYFKAYEKGLIGVGEVYRELLAGSDSRRHMSSLTNARNTWIASNPEFLEIRRTVIDRLLEVELVRGDLPTEATPKVMGLSRIEGMDYFIRILDGLDKETFVRGYVYGYGDRITKKESFSHLLKVCYPRDGEDSSLLKEKLSNAKITDKRLLEAAMYAPQWIEIVAGYLGWEGLRSAAWYFHAHINEGFSAEKETIVAHYSPIAPQDFNDGAFDIHWFHEAYETLGEERFDLLYDCAKYISAGANHRRSQLFADATLGKLKLSEMKKSVEDKRNKEHLLTYSLIPLVKPPEPDVRERYDFIQKFLEQSKKFGAQRKASEALVSRIALGNLARNAGYDDVTRLVWDMEARKLEDLRSYFEPHALEEATTIQLVIDEEGTADIEIVSKGKTLKSIPSRFKKDEYVTALKELKGDLVDQYRRARKELERSMESGTAFMMKELTGLLGNPVLAPLVRTLVFKAGDRLGYFNEDTSGLADPSGQQYPVGEEDKLIIAHPLHLYESGRWSDFQKDLFDRQIRQPFKQVFRELYLPNADERASATVSRRYAGHQVQPNKTVALLKGRQWTVSYEEGLQKVYYAENLIANLYAMADWFSPADTEAPTLETVQFLDRTTYKSVPLEEVPPVLFSEVIRDVDLVVSVAHVGGVDPEASLTTIEMRNVIVQESLRLLKISNVRLDGNYARVDGSLGEYAVHLGSGGVYKQAKGALHIIPVHSQHRGRIFLPFLDEDPRTAEILSKIVLLAEDQKIKDPQILAQLQA; encoded by the coding sequence ATGCATCAGGAGAAAAATGAGCAGGAATATTTCACCGAACTGAAGGGGCGCGCGGCGCAACTGGATGGACAGCAACAGGAATTGGCCCAATATGTAGTGGAGCTGGGTCGAATTCATTACATACGCGAGGATGAGGAGCCTTTTAACGAATGCCAGCGCATACTAAAAGAACAGGCAGAAGCAAGCGGAGATCTGCTGTTCAAGCCACTGGCAGAGGTGTTGCGTCAGTTGATTGGAACAACGGCGGGGGATGTGCTTGCATATATAACGGAGCATGTGACTGAATATCCATACAGTACAGGGTATGAGCGTAAACCGTTCCGTACCTCGGATATGACATTCCATACTTCGCGGATTTACAAAAGAATGGTGCAGCTTATCCGAATGGACTGGATCGGCTTTTCGCTTATAGATTATTTAACGAAAAAGGATTATGAACATGGAAATGACTATCGGATTCAAGAGACGATTAGTGATTGGATAGCCTATGAGTTGGATAACGGTAATCCGCAGGTGTTGGAGGCGCTAAAGGGGATTATTTATGGCGATAACCAGACTGCGCTTCTTACGCGTGCCATGATTAAAGGAATGCTCTTGAGCCATCAAGAGGAGAATTACCATATGGTCGGCGAGCTTTTGGCAGCCGCCAAGCTTCAGGAGGGATTGCGCCAAAGCATCGTGGAGCAAATGGATGAGGGAACCCCGGAGGCTCTTGTATATTTGTTGAAGGTGGTTATCGACCAGGGATTCATTCGTTACAGCTCGGTGGTACGGGCGCTTGCGGTATGGACAGGCATGGGCTTGGAGTCTGCTAATCAGCGGGTGGTTCGCCAACTGATTGAGCAGGCGTATGAAGCATTGACAAACAGCGAGCTGCGTCAGGAATGGCTGACCAGCGCGAATGCCAATGAGGTATATATGAGCTTGTGGGCTACCGCTGTACATGAGGAACGTGATCTGTATGGACAAGTTCGGCAAGTCATGGAACAGGGAGCAACTTATCAGAAGATTGTAGCGCTTTATGTACTCTCTAACAGTCAAAATAAGGATGTGCGTCTGGGGATTTCCAGAGAATATCTGAATGAGACGGACCCGGAGCTTCAATACTGGGTGCTGACGAACTATACAAATAATTATTTTTACGAATGGGTAGAAGGCGGAACAGTCGCGGATCGGATCGTTAAAGTAGTTCGTACTCCATTACTGGAAAATAAAGAAGAGCGACGCAAGGATTTTGAGCGGCTTCATGCTCTGTTTGCACAGATGAAAAAAGGGGAGTCTACCGAGTCCTCCAAGGTGCTGGATTTTGTAAACGTTCATCACCGCTCGGATGCGCCAATTCAAAAAATGCTGTATCTTGTCGGTTACGACATGGACGCGACCTGGATTGGAGAAATCATAGCCTTAAAGGACCAGATTAGCTCTAATTTACGCGGTGAGCTGCTGAATCAATTTGTGCGGAATCCGGATGATACGGTGCAGCGTGAATTTATTTTCTCAAGCCTGTCCGACAAAAGTATGAGCATTCGTGAGTTCGCTGTTGCCAAGGCGCACAAGCTGACGCTGGCGGAAGAGGAAATGCAGCAAATGGAGGGGCTATTGAAGCTCAAGACGGGCTCCCTGCGACAAAGTGTCATTGGTGTATTGCTGGCGCAGCCGGAGAAGTCTCTGCATAGCTCGTTGGAGCGGTTGCTTCGGGCAAAGGCGGAGCTACAACGATTGGGCGGACTGGAAATATTGACGAAGATATATGCAAGCCCTGAGCGTGCCGAGCAGTATGAAACCCTCAAGCCTTTAGCAGATATCATTCAGCAGCCGACGGCTAAGGAGGAACAGCTGCTGTCCAAGCTGGAGCAGGTGGATGCTTATACAGAGGCCAATGGCTTTGGTCTATACGATCCGAATGCCAAGGAAGCTTGGCTGGAAGAGAAGGTTGAGCTGGGAGGATTTCGATTAGCTGATATTTTTGTATGCCCCTTGGAGAAAATCAAGAAGTTCCTGAGCGGACTGAATGAGCTTGTCCACCAGCATCGTGATGTAGAATATACGGCTGAGTATTATTCGGGCTACAAAGAAACGCTGCTAATCGGTGCTAATTTTCGTACCGTGCGGTTGGCTCAGCCTAATGAGGAGGCAGTTTCCATGCTGTCTTTATATCCTCTTCACGAGGAATGGAGTCGTTATTTGCAGGAGAGCGACATGGAAGCCAGTGAACTGCTAGAGCTTGTTTTATATGACCGATTGGAGTCTATGGATCAAACACTTGACCGCTATTACCGTTATTTCTCCAATCATAACATGGACTATTCAGAACTGAGCAAGCACAAGCTGCTGGAAGAATGGCGTAAAGATTTCGCTGAACAAATGTATCCTTTAGATCGAATTAACGAGATGCAGCGATGGATAGCAGAGTTGACGTATAGCGATCAGGTAAGCACGCTGATTAATGCTTATTTTCTGGACACTCCCGGTGATAAAACCTTTGATACCATTGATTTCTCGTTGAATACATTAATGCAATCTATGCCGAAGGACAGACCTTCTGAGGACATGGGAATGCTGCACCTGCTGTCTAGCCCGTGGATCGGGCTGGAGAAAGGGCGTGTACATGATGATGAGTCCTTTAAACGTTTTTTCCATACTTTTGTTAACTATAATGAACTGGCAGCTGTATTAAATCACTTTTATTCACCGCTGGATCTGGATGATTATTTTAAAGCGTATGAAAAAGGGCTGATCGGTGTAGGAGAAGTGTATCGGGAACTATTGGCTGGCAGTGACAGCAGAAGACATATGAGTTCCTTAACGAATGCCCGCAATACATGGATTGCCAGCAATCCAGAATTTTTGGAAATACGGCGTACGGTTATTGACCGACTGCTGGAGGTTGAATTGGTTCGAGGTGATTTGCCTACCGAGGCCACGCCAAAAGTGATGGGATTGAGCCGAATTGAAGGCATGGATTATTTCATCCGTATTCTGGATGGACTCGACAAGGAAACGTTCGTGCGTGGTTATGTGTACGGTTACGGCGATCGTATTACCAAAAAGGAATCGTTCAGCCACTTGCTCAAGGTATGTTATCCGCGTGATGGCGAGGATTCTTCTTTGTTGAAGGAAAAGCTGAGTAACGCTAAAATTACGGATAAACGTCTGCTGGAGGCGGCAATGTATGCTCCACAGTGGATTGAAATTGTAGCAGGCTACCTCGGATGGGAAGGTCTTCGCAGTGCTGCATGGTACTTCCATGCACATATTAATGAAGGTTTTTCCGCCGAGAAGGAAACGATTGTAGCTCATTATTCGCCAATTGCTCCGCAGGATTTTAATGATGGAGCCTTCGATATTCACTGGTTTCATGAGGCCTATGAGACGTTGGGCGAGGAACGTTTTGATCTGCTGTACGACTGCGCCAAATATATTTCGGCTGGAGCCAATCATCGCAGGTCCCAGTTATTTGCGGATGCGACGCTGGGTAAGCTGAAACTGAGTGAAATGAAAAAATCGGTGGAAGACAAACGGAACAAGGAGCATTTGCTGACCTACAGTCTGATTCCTCTTGTCAAACCTCCCGAACCAGATGTACGGGAACGTTATGACTTCATCCAGAAGTTTCTGGAACAGAGCAAAAAATTCGGGGCACAGCGTAAGGCCAGTGAAGCTCTGGTTTCACGAATTGCGCTTGGGAATTTGGCACGTAATGCAGGCTATGATGATGTAACCCGGCTCGTGTGGGACATGGAAGCCCGTAAGCTGGAGGATCTTCGGTCTTATTTTGAGCCACATGCTTTGGAAGAGGCTACAACGATACAGCTTGTCATTGATGAAGAAGGAACGGCAGATATTGAGATTGTCAGCAAAGGGAAGACGCTGAAATCTATTCCGTCTCGCTTCAAGAAGGATGAGTATGTTACTGCGTTGAAGGAGCTTAAAGGCGATCTGGTAGATCAGTACCGTAGAGCCCGCAAGGAATTGGAGCGCTCTATGGAGTCCGGCACGGCCTTTATGATGAAGGAATTAACGGGATTATTAGGCAACCCTGTGCTTGCTCCGTTGGTGCGAACGCTAGTTTTCAAGGCTGGAGATCGCTTGGGATATTTCAATGAAGATACATCCGGGTTGGCCGATCCTTCGGGTCAACAGTATCCCGTAGGTGAAGAGGACAAGCTGATCATCGCTCATCCGCTCCATTTGTACGAAAGTGGTCGTTGGAGCGACTTCCAGAAGGATTTATTTGACCGCCAGATTCGGCAGCCGTTTAAACAGGTGTTCCGTGAGCTGTATTTGCCGAATGCAGATGAACGTGCAAGTGCCACCGTTTCCCGTCGATATGCAGGACATCAGGTACAACCGAATAAAACGGTAGCCCTGCTGAAAGGTCGCCAGTGGACGGTCAGCTATGAGGAAGGACTACAGAAGGTGTATTATGCCGAAAACCTGATTGCTAACCTGTACGCGATGGCAGATTGGTTCTCACCAGCCGATACCGAGGCTCCTACACTGGAGACGGTGCAATTCTTGGATCGGACAACGTATAAGAGTGTGCCGTTGGAGGAGGTTCCTCCAGTGCTGTTCTCGGAAGTCATACGGGATGTAGATTTGGTCGTCAGTGTCGCCCATGTAGGCGGTGTTGATCCAGAAGCCAGTCTTACGACCATTGAAATGCGCAACGTTATTGTGCAGGAATCGCTGCGTTTGTTGAAAATCAGTAATGTACGCTTGGATGGCAATTATGCGCGTGTAGACGGCAGTCTTGGTGAATATGCGGTACATTTGGGAAGCGGCGGTGTCTACAAGCAGGCGAAGGGAGCGCTGCATATCATTCCGGTGCATTCGCAGCATCGTGGGCGCATCTTTCTGCCGTTCCTGGACGAAGATCCAAGAACAGCCGAGATTTTATCCAAAATTGTACTGCTGGCTGAGGATCAGAAAATCAAGGATCCGCAAATTCTTGCGCAGCTCCAGGCGTAG
- a CDS encoding ECF transporter S component — protein MNTAVKASNGLKLTDILVTIVIAVVFGLVYKIWGPAYDLVKPLGLNAEQWVYGMWFMAGTFAYLIIRKPGVAILAEVAAATVSAFLGSEWGMSTLYYGFLQGLGAELFFAAFLYRNANLWVTSLAAAGSAIASLILDFSYGYIDQLSTWNYVLYVGFRMIGSIVIAGVFAFYLAKALEVTGVTRTLRPATEQDYKGLD, from the coding sequence ATGAATACTGCTGTAAAAGCGTCTAATGGATTGAAGCTGACGGATATTTTGGTCACAATTGTGATTGCCGTCGTGTTCGGTTTGGTTTATAAAATATGGGGGCCTGCGTATGATCTGGTGAAACCGCTTGGGCTGAACGCCGAGCAATGGGTGTATGGCATGTGGTTTATGGCGGGCACTTTCGCATACCTTATTATCCGCAAGCCGGGAGTTGCGATTTTGGCAGAGGTGGCAGCGGCAACGGTCAGTGCTTTTTTGGGAAGTGAATGGGGGATGTCCACCTTGTACTACGGCTTTCTGCAAGGTTTGGGAGCAGAGCTGTTCTTTGCGGCTTTTCTGTACCGGAATGCCAACCTGTGGGTCACTTCGCTGGCTGCGGCTGGATCGGCTATAGCCTCCCTGATTTTGGACTTCAGTTACGGGTATATTGATCAGCTTTCGACCTGGAACTATGTTTTGTATGTCGGATTCCGAATGATTGGCAGTATTGTGATCGCCGGGGTGTTCGCGTTCTATCTGGCTAAGGCGCTGGAAGTCACCGGGGTGACACGTACCTTAAGACCCGCAACGGAACAGGACTATAAGGGGCTGGACTAA
- a CDS encoding energy-coupling factor transporter transmembrane component T: MNLSFPHHETWLHRVNPGLKLVMFSLLFVVVILIHNLNVMFNVACAMLLLLVWTGHPWKRLLLYGSPFILVFISTSTGMIMFGKGVTTWWTWGLIHITQESFYRGMHLGFRALSMAAAGLLFGLTTRPVNLFYSLMQQWRLPPKYAYSFLAAMRMMPVLLEEFQTLRHAHRIRGVHQHVSKWNMYATLRRYAIPLLAQSIRRAQRIAIAMEAKGFANETRRTYYYAIHYSAIDILFICYFVVMLTLAWGLGIGFPYVGVWDVR; encoded by the coding sequence ATGAACCTGTCTTTTCCCCATCATGAAACATGGCTTCACCGGGTTAATCCGGGATTAAAGCTTGTTATGTTTTCCTTGTTGTTCGTGGTCGTCATTCTGATTCACAATCTGAATGTGATGTTCAATGTGGCGTGTGCTATGCTGCTGTTGCTCGTCTGGACTGGCCATCCGTGGAAGCGACTGCTGCTGTATGGTTCTCCTTTTATACTGGTGTTTATCTCAACCTCCACAGGCATGATAATGTTCGGCAAAGGGGTGACAACCTGGTGGACATGGGGCCTGATCCATATTACGCAGGAAAGCTTTTATCGGGGCATGCATCTTGGATTTCGTGCACTGAGTATGGCAGCGGCAGGATTATTATTTGGTTTGACGACACGCCCGGTGAACCTATTTTATTCGCTGATGCAGCAATGGAGGCTTCCTCCGAAATATGCGTACAGCTTTTTGGCGGCCATGCGGATGATGCCGGTGCTGCTGGAGGAATTCCAAACGTTGAGACATGCCCACCGCATTCGGGGTGTGCATCAGCATGTGTCCAAATGGAATATGTATGCTACGCTTCGCAGATATGCGATTCCGCTGCTGGCTCAAAGCATCCGGCGCGCCCAGCGAATTGCTATTGCCATGGAGGCCAAGGGGTTTGCCAATGAAACCAGGCGCACATACTATTATGCAATCCATTATTCGGCTATAGATATTCTGTTTATTTGCTATTTTGTGGTGATGCTCACGCTGGCTTGGGGGCTCGGTATCGGCTTTCCTTATGTAGGCGTGTGGGATGTACGCTAA
- a CDS encoding ATP-binding cassette domain-containing protein produces MITLHQVSKHYTTSSGPFQAVQSVSLQVEEGEIHGIIGASGAGKSTLLRLMNVLERPDEGNVVVNGEELTRMTEKRLREARRSIGMIFQHYHLVHNRTVSGNVAMPLELAGVPKKERAERVRECLQFVGLDDKAEQYPAQLSGGQKQRVAIARALANRPAVLLCDEPTSALDPQTTADILGVLREINRELGVTIVIVTHDMDVVRSICSRVSEMRDGRLLSTQPVGDPSDGSKAGEGEARE; encoded by the coding sequence ATGATTACGCTGCATCAGGTAAGCAAGCATTATACGACCTCAAGCGGCCCATTTCAAGCGGTTCAATCCGTGTCCCTTCAAGTGGAGGAAGGGGAAATTCACGGTATCATAGGTGCCAGCGGTGCTGGTAAGTCAACGTTGCTCCGGCTGATGAATGTATTGGAACGGCCGGATGAGGGAAACGTGGTTGTGAATGGGGAAGAACTGACTCGCATGACGGAAAAACGTCTCCGTGAAGCGCGGCGATCCATCGGGATGATTTTTCAGCATTATCATCTCGTTCACAATCGGACGGTTAGTGGAAATGTGGCAATGCCACTGGAACTGGCAGGCGTCCCGAAAAAAGAGAGAGCGGAACGTGTGCGCGAATGCCTGCAATTTGTCGGTTTAGATGACAAAGCAGAGCAGTATCCAGCACAACTGAGCGGAGGTCAAAAGCAACGGGTGGCGATTGCCAGAGCGCTGGCGAATCGACCTGCCGTGCTGCTCTGTGATGAGCCGACCTCAGCGCTTGATCCGCAAACAACGGCCGATATTCTAGGTGTGTTGCGGGAGATCAATCGTGAGCTGGGGGTTACAATTGTGATCGTAACGCACGATATGGACGTGGTGCGGAGCATTTGTAGCCGCGTTTCGGAGATGCGGGATGGGCGACTGCTTTCAACGCAGCCTGTAGGCGATCCATCGGACGGTTCAAAGGCGGGAGAAGGTGAAGCCCGTGAATGA
- a CDS encoding MetQ/NlpA family ABC transporter substrate-binding protein: MSRKNNLKTNLKLLALFAVVMLLVAGCGGQKQAAQPKEATSQKEVTLKVATLIPPMTDVLDIVKPLLKQDGVNLEIVVLSDNIQPNNALAAHEVDANFFQHAPFMQQYNESNKSDLVAVKPIYNAIYGAYSKKYKNIKDLPEGATIAIANDPANTGRSLVMMEQNGLIKLKEGVGYNATQADIIENKKKFVFKEVDLLMLARSLDDVDMAAMYPAYAKPLGLTPKKDALITEKDDTHFAINLVARKDNADSDAIQKLAKRMTGPEVRKFFEDNYKDSVIPAF; this comes from the coding sequence ATGAGTCGGAAAAACAACTTGAAAACAAACTTGAAATTACTTGCACTATTCGCTGTCGTCATGCTGCTGGTTGCCGGATGCGGCGGTCAAAAGCAGGCGGCACAGCCTAAAGAAGCGACTTCCCAAAAAGAAGTGACTTTGAAAGTGGCGACACTGATTCCACCGATGACGGATGTGCTGGATATCGTAAAACCATTGCTCAAACAGGACGGAGTTAATCTGGAAATCGTCGTGCTGTCGGACAATATTCAACCCAATAACGCATTGGCAGCCCATGAAGTGGATGCAAACTTCTTTCAGCATGCTCCTTTTATGCAACAATACAATGAAAGCAACAAGTCTGATCTGGTAGCAGTCAAACCGATTTACAACGCCATCTATGGCGCGTACTCCAAAAAATACAAGAACATTAAAGACCTGCCCGAAGGTGCGACCATTGCGATTGCCAACGACCCGGCAAATACCGGACGTTCTCTCGTGATGATGGAACAAAACGGTCTGATCAAGCTTAAAGAAGGCGTAGGCTATAATGCCACACAGGCTGATATTATAGAAAACAAGAAAAAGTTTGTGTTCAAGGAAGTCGATCTCTTGATGCTGGCGCGTTCGCTGGATGATGTGGACATGGCTGCCATGTATCCCGCTTATGCCAAGCCGCTGGGCCTGACACCGAAGAAGGACGCGCTGATTACAGAAAAGGATGATACCCACTTTGCCATTAATCTGGTAGCGCGCAAGGATAATGCGGATTCGGATGCCATTCAAAAGCTGGCGAAGCGAATGACCGGTCCGGAGGTTCGCAAATTTTTCGAGGATAATTACAAGGACAGCGTCATTCCAGCGTTTTAA